DNA from Nitrospira sp.:
ATCTGGAACTGGCCAAGAACAACCTTCTGCCCAGCCTCGACGCCGAGGCGGCTCCGGCCAGGGCGCCGGAGAAATTCGTGCTTGGCCTGGGATACCGGTTCGGATTGGAACTGCGCATGCCGATCCTCCAACGGAGGAGTCGCGGTGAAGTGTTGGAAGCGCAAGCCCAGGCCGATCGACTGGTGCTCGTCCAGAGGTTCCGAGAACAGCAGGTGGTGGTCGACGTCGACAATGCCCTATCGGCGATCGAACGGGCGAAGGAACGGGTGGCCGCCGCAACGGAATCCCTGCGCATGGCGAAAACCCTGGAGGAAGGCGAGCGGTTCCGGTTCAGCCTGGGTGCCACCAGTGTTCTGTTCGTCAACTTACGGGAGCGCAACTCCGTCGATTCGGAAATGCAATTGGTACGGGCAAAGGCCGATTATCAGAAGGCGCTGGCCCTCTATCAATGGTCTACCGGAACCTGGGCACGGAGCCAGCAGTCCGCCGTCCCGGTCAACTACCGGATCGGCGCGAGCCTCTCCAAATAGTGGCATTTTACGACCTGCTCTGATAGGGTTTATCGCATGGTGGGGGCCCGTGTAGACGGGCCCTCACCAATGACTTGAGACTCCTCTCGCCAGGAAACGGCAAGGGCGCCGCATCAGGTCTTGGCAGGGGAAGCACCTATGGCCCAAGACCATTCCGACAACCAGGGCAATCTGTTCCAAACGGTCGTCGGCCACCTCGGCCTCCTGTTTCATTTGGAGCGCCGCATCCTCGGCCTCATTTTTTCCTATTCGATCGTCATCGGGTTGTTCGCCCTGATCGTTCCCCTCACCGTTCAAGAACTCGTCAACACCTTTGCGTTCGCCATTCAGCCCATCACCATCGTCACCCTGGCGGCGGTCATGGTGGCGGCCCTGCTGTTCGTCGGAGCGTTTCGGGCGTTGCAATATTACGCCGTCGAAGTGCTGGAGCGCCGCATTTTCGCCCGGGTCGCCATCGCCATGGCGCAACAGCTGCCGCATGTGCGGTATCAGGGTTTCAAACCCCGCTTCGCGAATTTTTTCATTGAAACCATCCTGATGCAGCGGGCGATCTCGGTGCTGCTGGTCGACTTGATCAACGTGATCGTCGGCGGCGCAGTCGGCATGACCATCCTCGTGTTCTATCACCCCTATTTCTTGCTCTATAACGCCGTTCTGTTGGCCGGATTCAATGTCGTGTTTTTCCTGATGAGTCACGGCGGTCTGAAGGCCGACATGACCCTGTCCCATGCCAAATACGACACGCTGCACTGGTTTCAGGAAATTGCCTACAACCTGTTGCACTTCAAATCGACGGACAGCCAGGCGCTCCTGATCACCAAAACAGACCAGCTTCTGGACAACTATATGAGCATACGCCGGACCAGATTCGGCATCTTGCTCCGGCAATATTTGGGGTCTTTGGGATGGCAAGCCGTCGCCCATAGCGGCCTCATCGCGACGGCCGGCTGGCTGCTCAGCATCGGACAATTGACGCTCGGACAATTCGTCGCCGCCGAAGTGGTGGTCAGCGGTATTCTATCCAGCTTCGACGGGGTCGTGAAACGGATGGGGCACATCTATTACTTCCTCACTGCCTTGACCGAACTGAACTTCCTGTTCTCCCTGCCGAAAGATCAGGACACGGCCACGCTCGCCATCCCGCTTCCCGATCCGACCGTCCACGGCATCCGCGTCACGTGCAAGGACCTGACGTTCGCACCGGCCGGCGGCCCGGCCGTGTTCGATCACTTCAATCTGGAAGTCACGCCGGGCGAAAAAATCGGCATCTACGCCGAGACCACCCTCGCAAAAACCGCCCTGGCCCGCGTGTTGGCTGGTTTGGAATCGCCCACCTCCGGCCTCATCCGCTACAACGGCGTCGACCTTCGACACCTCAATCTGGACTCCGTCAACCGCTTCAGGGGCTTCATCTTGGATTCACAGCTTTCGCTGTTCGAGGGGACCCTCGAAGAAAACATCCTGCTCGGCCGAAGCTATGTCCCCTACAGCGACGTGCGATGGGCGCTCCGCTTTACCGAACTCGAAGAGGAGGTGGACGCCTTGCCTCAAGGCCTGAAAACCCACATCCGGACCCCCGGCAAGATCTTCGCGCCAAGTCACATTGTCCGCATCCTGGTCGCGCGGGCTATTCTGGGCCGTCCGCAACTCCTCATTTTCGAGGGGATTCTCCATAACATGCACCCAGCCATGCGCGAGACGATTCTCCGCCGCCTCTGCAGCAAAGAAGAACCGTGGTCGGTGATCTTCGTCTCGAACGATCCCAACCTGACCCCCCATGTCGATCGCCGAATCCTGCTGAACTAGCCCACCTTGACAGCGTTCGCGCAATTGCCCAAACTGCGCCTGCAGAGAGGCAGACACGAATACTTGGGTGAATCAGAACGCCGCTGAGCCAGCCCTCACAACCCCCTCCGCGTGGACCATCCTGGCGCGCCTGAATCTCCTGATCGGGCTCGAGTACCGCATTCTCGCCATCATCGCCTCCTATGCGGTGGTCATCGGCCTGTTCGCCCTGATCGTCCCGCTGACCGTGCAGGAGTTGGTCAACACCTTCGCCTTCGCCATCCAACCGATCATGATCGTCACTCTGGTGGCCATCATGCTGGGGGCGCTGCTCTTCATGGGCGCCTTCCGCGTCCTCCAGGCGCGCGCCGTCGAAATCCTGGTCCAGCGACTCTATACGCGCCTGGCCGTCGCCTTTACCGAAACCCTGCCCCGTTTGCGGGAAGACGTCTTTCTCCCGCAACATACCAATACCTTCATCGAGGCGGAACTGCTTCCACGCGCCCTGGTCGCCATGCTGACCGACCTGATCAACGTGTCGGTGTCGGGCATGATCGGCATGGCGATCCTGGTCATGTACCATCCCTATTTCCTCGGCTATAACACCCTGCTGATCACGGGCTTCGCCTTTGTGCTGTCGTTTTTCGGCCGAGGGGGACTCAACATCACGCAGCGGGTGTCCCGGCTGCATTACAAGACCTTCCACTGGATGCAGGACATCGGCATCAACCGGCTGCATTTCAAATCCACGGACAGCCTGCCGCTCCTCCTCAAGAAAACCGATGCCCTCGCCCAAGCCTATGTCATGGCGCGCAAGACCCGTTCCGATGTTCTCACCGGGACGCAATACAAGAGTGCAGTCATTTTTCAAGCCTTCGCGCATAGCGGCATGATCGGCCTCGGCGGCTGGCTGCTGTCGGTCGGCGATATCACCCTCGGCCAATTCGTCGCCGCGGAGGTGATCGTCGGCACCCTGCTTCTCAACCTCGACATCGTCGCCCGCCGCATGTATGCCGCAATTTATGTCGTCACGTCGCTCGACGAACTATCCAAGCTGTTCAGGTTGCCGAAAGAGGATGTCTCCAGCCCCATCGCCACATCGCTCCCGAATCCTTCCCTACATGGGGTGCGGTTGACCTGTAAAAATGTCTCGTTCGCCGTACCGGACGGGCCGCTCATCTTCGACCGGTTCAACCTGGAAGTCATGCCGGGGGAGAAAGTCAGCATCCTCTCGGGAACCAGCACGAGCAAGACCTCGCTGGCCCTCGTCCTGGCCGGGCTGTACCACCCCACCGGCGGTGTCATCCGCTATAACGACATCGATCTCCGGGACGTCTCCTTGAACTATGTGAACTCCTGCCGCGGCCTGATGCTGGATTCACACCCCACGCTGTTCGACGGGACCCTCGAAGAAAACATCTCGCTGCATCGCCCTGCGATTCAATTCGACGACCTGAGCCGGGTGCTCCGATTCGTGGAACTCGAAGAAGAAGTCGACGCGCTCCCACAAGGACTGGAAACAGCCGTACAGGGCAACGGCGCCAACTTTACGCGCAGTCAGGTCCTGCGCATTCTCCTGGCCCGCATGATCGTGACCAGACCGCAATTGCTGATCTTCGACGGCAGCCTCCACAATATCGAGCCGGCGCTCCGGCTGACCCTGCTGCGCCGACTCTGTTCGAAAGAGGAGACCTGGTCGGTGATTTTCGTCTCCAACGATCCGGAGATCGCCCAATTGGTCGAACGGCGGGTGGTGCTCGACTGACGACCGAGCCTGCGCCGAACCGGCTCGCGCCTTCTTTCTTTCCGCCCGATCTGCTAGACTGATTCTCGAAGACCTTCGAAACGACGTTCCTTCAACGGCCAGACGAAAGGGACCCCCGTGTCGGTGGTATCGCGCCTGAAGTTGTCCATTCCCGGCACCAATCAATTGATCATCAGCATCCTGATCGCAGGGTTGGGCTGGATCAGCGGCCAGGCCCTCAGCCGGATCGACCAGGACCTGCGCATCATGTATACCGAATACACCCTGGGCGCAGCCGACCTCGCCCACATCTCCGCAGACGTCATCCGTTATCGCAATACGATCATTCGTTCGCTGGAGGCGGA
Protein-coding regions in this window:
- a CDS encoding HlyB/MsbA family ABC transporter — protein: MNQNAAEPALTTPSAWTILARLNLLIGLEYRILAIIASYAVVIGLFALIVPLTVQELVNTFAFAIQPIMIVTLVAIMLGALLFMGAFRVLQARAVEILVQRLYTRLAVAFTETLPRLREDVFLPQHTNTFIEAELLPRALVAMLTDLINVSVSGMIGMAILVMYHPYFLGYNTLLITGFAFVLSFFGRGGLNITQRVSRLHYKTFHWMQDIGINRLHFKSTDSLPLLLKKTDALAQAYVMARKTRSDVLTGTQYKSAVIFQAFAHSGMIGLGGWLLSVGDITLGQFVAAEVIVGTLLLNLDIVARRMYAAIYVVTSLDELSKLFRLPKEDVSSPIATSLPNPSLHGVRLTCKNVSFAVPDGPLIFDRFNLEVMPGEKVSILSGTSTSKTSLALVLAGLYHPTGGVIRYNDIDLRDVSLNYVNSCRGLMLDSHPTLFDGTLEENISLHRPAIQFDDLSRVLRFVELEEEVDALPQGLETAVQGNGANFTRSQVLRILLARMIVTRPQLLIFDGSLHNIEPALRLTLLRRLCSKEETWSVIFVSNDPEIAQLVERRVVLD
- a CDS encoding HlyB/MsbA family ABC transporter — protein: MAQDHSDNQGNLFQTVVGHLGLLFHLERRILGLIFSYSIVIGLFALIVPLTVQELVNTFAFAIQPITIVTLAAVMVAALLFVGAFRALQYYAVEVLERRIFARVAIAMAQQLPHVRYQGFKPRFANFFIETILMQRAISVLLVDLINVIVGGAVGMTILVFYHPYFLLYNAVLLAGFNVVFFLMSHGGLKADMTLSHAKYDTLHWFQEIAYNLLHFKSTDSQALLITKTDQLLDNYMSIRRTRFGILLRQYLGSLGWQAVAHSGLIATAGWLLSIGQLTLGQFVAAEVVVSGILSSFDGVVKRMGHIYYFLTALTELNFLFSLPKDQDTATLAIPLPDPTVHGIRVTCKDLTFAPAGGPAVFDHFNLEVTPGEKIGIYAETTLAKTALARVLAGLESPTSGLIRYNGVDLRHLNLDSVNRFRGFILDSQLSLFEGTLEENILLGRSYVPYSDVRWALRFTELEEEVDALPQGLKTHIRTPGKIFAPSHIVRILVARAILGRPQLLIFEGILHNMHPAMRETILRRLCSKEEPWSVIFVSNDPNLTPHVDRRILLN